Proteins co-encoded in one Chondrinema litorale genomic window:
- the traN gene encoding conjugative transposon protein TraN, translating to MKTVTHILIFLLVSNIVFGQQESTIPKLYVNEDVTTHFILSEPITYVDISVQDVKGDQPEPNILRIRPIKLKEAQEKYKGIVSIVCQSYLVQYELVYTSSSKATKYIRIKSEDGVGLINSEITVSTPEMKAFCLKSLNKKPTYHSVKSTNSKMVISLNNLYTVGDYFFIDVTFKNHTKIKYDIDQIRFKIEDKRKVKRTNYQEVELQEVYKLYDIKEFKSKHRNVFVFKKFTFPDQKVFTIEIAENQISGRRVKLDIDYSDILNADTL from the coding sequence ATGAAAACTGTAACTCATATACTTATTTTCTTATTAGTGTCAAACATTGTTTTTGGGCAACAAGAAAGTACTATCCCCAAATTATATGTGAATGAAGATGTAACCACGCATTTTATTTTAAGTGAGCCAATTACTTATGTTGATATTAGTGTGCAGGATGTAAAAGGAGATCAACCTGAACCTAACATTCTTCGCATTAGGCCAATAAAGTTGAAAGAAGCTCAAGAAAAATACAAAGGAATTGTAAGCATTGTTTGTCAATCTTATCTAGTACAATATGAACTTGTTTATACATCTTCAAGTAAAGCTACAAAGTATATAAGGATTAAAAGTGAAGATGGGGTAGGGCTGATTAATTCGGAAATAACAGTTTCAACGCCAGAGATGAAAGCTTTTTGTTTGAAAAGCCTAAACAAGAAACCGACCTACCATTCGGTTAAAAGTACAAATAGTAAAATGGTTATTAGTTTGAATAATCTTTATACAGTAGGAGACTATTTCTTTATTGATGTCACCTTTAAGAATCATACAAAAATTAAATATGATATAGATCAAATCCGGTTCAAGATAGAGGATAAAAGAAAAGTGAAGCGAACCAACTATCAAGAGGTGGAATTACAAGAAGTATACAAACTCTACGATATCAAAGAGTTTAAGTCTAAGCATCGAAATGTATTCGTTTTCAAAAAATTTACTTTTCCTGATCAAAAGGTTTTTACTATTGAAATTGCTGAAAATCAAATCAGTGGTAGGCGGGTGAAATTGGATATCGATTATTCAGATATTTTAAATGCTGATACTTTATGA
- a CDS encoding type IV secretion system DNA-binding domain-containing protein, translating into MEESKELQRIFNFFQGFIYMTIIVEIMVFILMYDQLFPVVLDEVLYRIKTISIYQNIFYSKLLTFFSIIIVSIGTKSRKQLELDPLKQIGLPLLVGSILFFGAIVFYFYDNEILLYKSISLFDILYVLASFIGAILIHTALDNVSKIVKSNLMKDRFNIENESFEQNKTYEENAYSVNLPIQYYYKKKVHKGWLNLLNPFRATLIIGTPGSGKTFSFIQPYIKQVIGKGFSAFVYDFKYPDLGKMTYYHYLVNKKKGILRKHKFHVINLNEVEYSRRVNPLNPNYLKSLADATETSDALVQALKKSDGSSGTDQFFTQSAVNMLSCVIYFLSRYKGGKYSSLPHVLSFMNRSYDELFQVLYSEPELQSLLSPFKSAHEKKAYDQLEGQLGTLKINISRLATKETYWVFSGDDFNLKISDPKDPSILVVANDPDTQEINSACYSVVLNRLTKLVNKKGNLPVTIAVDELPTLYIHRIENLIATARSNKVAILLGLQELPQFRQQYGKQTADTICSVIANIISGQVRNKETLDWLEKLFGRVKQLKTGLNIDRSRTSISMNEQLDHLIPASKISSLRSGQLVAQIAQESNDFDGKHILSTYNCKVDLNVKRIVEEEKKYKDLPKFYNFGTEKNKKKLLTKNMIRINNEIEEIINSYKQMA; encoded by the coding sequence ATGGAGGAGAGTAAAGAACTTCAAAGGATTTTCAATTTTTTTCAAGGTTTTATTTACATGACCATTATCGTAGAGATAATGGTTTTTATATTGATGTACGATCAGTTATTCCCAGTAGTATTGGATGAAGTGTTGTATAGAATTAAAACTATCAGTATATATCAAAATATATTCTATTCTAAGTTGCTCACATTCTTTTCAATCATAATCGTATCCATAGGTACAAAGTCTAGGAAACAATTAGAGCTTGATCCACTAAAACAAATAGGATTACCATTATTGGTAGGCTCAATTTTATTCTTTGGTGCTATCGTCTTTTATTTTTACGATAATGAAATACTGCTCTATAAAAGTATCTCACTTTTTGATATACTTTACGTTTTGGCTTCTTTCATCGGGGCAATACTCATACATACTGCGCTAGATAATGTCTCGAAAATTGTTAAATCTAACTTGATGAAAGATCGATTTAATATCGAGAATGAAAGTTTTGAGCAGAATAAGACATATGAAGAAAATGCCTATTCAGTCAACCTGCCTATTCAATATTATTACAAGAAAAAAGTACATAAAGGATGGTTAAATCTGCTTAATCCTTTTCGTGCTACCTTGATCATCGGCACTCCAGGTTCTGGTAAAACTTTTAGCTTTATTCAACCTTATATTAAGCAAGTGATTGGGAAAGGCTTTAGTGCTTTTGTCTATGATTTCAAATATCCTGATTTAGGCAAAATGACCTATTATCACTATTTGGTCAACAAGAAAAAGGGGATACTTAGAAAGCATAAATTCCATGTGATTAACCTAAATGAAGTGGAATATAGTAGAAGGGTAAACCCACTAAACCCCAATTACCTTAAAAGCTTGGCTGATGCAACAGAAACAAGTGATGCACTAGTTCAAGCTTTAAAAAAATCGGATGGATCTTCAGGCACAGATCAGTTCTTTACCCAGTCTGCTGTAAATATGCTTTCTTGTGTGATTTACTTTTTATCCAGATACAAAGGAGGAAAGTATTCATCTTTGCCACATGTTTTGTCTTTTATGAATAGATCGTATGATGAGTTGTTTCAAGTATTGTATTCTGAACCAGAGCTGCAAAGCTTACTTTCTCCATTTAAAAGTGCACATGAAAAAAAAGCTTACGATCAGTTAGAGGGTCAGTTGGGGACGTTGAAAATCAACATTTCTAGACTGGCTACCAAAGAAACATATTGGGTATTTTCTGGGGATGATTTTAACCTAAAAATCTCTGACCCTAAAGATCCAAGTATATTGGTGGTAGCCAACGATCCAGATACACAAGAGATCAATAGTGCTTGTTATTCTGTGGTATTGAACAGGCTTACCAAATTGGTAAACAAAAAAGGAAACTTACCAGTAACTATTGCAGTAGATGAGTTGCCTACCTTGTACATTCACCGAATTGAAAACCTAATTGCTACAGCCAGAAGTAACAAAGTAGCCATACTTTTAGGATTACAAGAATTGCCACAGTTTAGACAGCAATATGGAAAGCAAACCGCTGATACTATTTGTAGTGTAATTGCCAATATTATTTCTGGACAGGTAAGAAACAAAGAAACCCTAGACTGGCTTGAAAAGCTATTCGGTAGAGTAAAACAGCTCAAAACAGGCCTTAATATTGATAGAAGTAGAACTTCCATTAGTATGAATGAACAACTGGATCATTTGATACCTGCATCTAAAATTTCTTCTTTACGATCTGGACAATTAGTTGCCCAAATTGCTCAGGAGTCTAATGATTTTGATGGAAAGCATATACTCTCCACTTATAATTGCAAGGTGGATTTAAATGTTAAAAGGATAGTTGAGGAAGAAAAAAAATATAAGGATTTGCCAAAATTTTATAATTTCGGAACTGAGAAAAATAAAAAAAAACTGTTAACCAAAAATATGATTCGAATTAATAATGAAATTGAGGAAATTATAAATTCGTACAAACAAATGGCATGA
- the traM gene encoding conjugative transposon protein TraM codes for MKKIDLKAPRYILPIIILPFLVLINWVVLDSFPSVEASVENEVTETNNINPSIPSPNLDKHGLKNKFESVKEAYKYSEDYTAMRELEQDETELLDEESKYTLEEKLLIDSINNEIIKGDKMGFVEEIERRSKLNKPPNAKPNPSNRKSKNAHQETDEEREMRLFRQQMLMLDSLTKTPEQKAAEEEERIKREALEALLKQQEEAKAKRVDVSKSFTTNTQFFNTIRNDYDEMYIKAILDEDLKVVDGSRLRIRIMDDINVGGYLLEKGAYIYANVKSFGAQRVYATVESILVNNEILPVELVIYDIDGIEGFYVPASKFTEFTKSLGGDLSTGGTSISVDNSNSTSTINELLFGLADKGIQSGAKATGKAARRNRAKLKYNTIIYLVNPDQIN; via the coding sequence ATGAAAAAGATTGATTTAAAAGCTCCGAGATACATCTTGCCCATAATCATATTACCATTTTTAGTTTTGATTAATTGGGTAGTACTAGATTCTTTCCCTTCAGTAGAAGCCAGTGTTGAAAATGAAGTGACTGAAACCAACAATATCAATCCTTCAATCCCTTCTCCTAATCTTGACAAACATGGATTGAAAAATAAATTCGAGTCTGTGAAGGAGGCGTATAAATATAGTGAAGATTATACAGCCATGAGAGAGTTAGAGCAGGACGAGACTGAATTACTGGATGAGGAAAGTAAGTATACACTGGAAGAAAAACTCTTGATTGATAGCATCAACAACGAGATAATTAAGGGTGATAAAATGGGCTTTGTTGAGGAGATTGAGAGAAGATCTAAATTGAATAAGCCACCTAATGCAAAGCCAAATCCCAGCAATCGAAAGTCAAAAAATGCTCATCAAGAAACTGATGAAGAGAGGGAAATGCGACTTTTTAGACAGCAAATGTTGATGCTCGATAGCCTGACTAAAACACCAGAGCAAAAAGCGGCTGAAGAAGAAGAGAGAATTAAAAGAGAAGCATTGGAAGCTTTGTTAAAACAGCAAGAAGAAGCAAAGGCAAAAAGGGTAGATGTGAGTAAATCTTTCACTACAAACACACAGTTTTTTAATACCATCAGAAATGATTACGATGAAATGTACATAAAGGCGATTTTGGATGAAGACCTCAAAGTAGTAGATGGCAGTAGGTTAAGAATTCGGATAATGGATGATATTAATGTGGGAGGATATTTACTTGAAAAAGGTGCTTATATCTATGCGAATGTAAAATCTTTTGGTGCTCAGCGAGTCTATGCAACTGTAGAATCGATCTTAGTGAATAATGAAATTCTTCCTGTTGAGCTGGTGATTTATGATATAGATGGCATTGAAGGTTTTTATGTACCTGCTTCAAAATTTACCGAGTTCACAAAATCATTAGGTGGAGACTTATCTACAGGAGGTACTTCTATTTCAGTGGATAATAGCAATTCTACCAGTACAATAAATGAATTACTATTCGGACTCGCAGATAAAGGAATTCAATCAGGAGCTAAGGCAACAGGCAAAGCCGCTAGAAGAAACAGAGCCAAACTAAAATATAATACAATTATCTATTTAGTGAATCCAGATCAAATTAATTAG